The following are encoded together in the Raineyella sp. LH-20 genome:
- a CDS encoding VanW family protein — protein MSIDPSVRDRRVRITAIAAGGVVALLGATYLATYAIAGDAVPRSATVAGVAIGGQSPDQAARTLEDALGPRATAPVTLSVGDFSVAVVPADAGLSVDAPASVAAAGAGRSWAPGHIWKALTGGGETAPVPAIDRAAMDRTTTQVSDDGKADPRNATLTYDDNAQPQIEPGVPGRTISPAAVERALVSAFPVSNAATLDAEAPEPEVSTEEAEQVRRDWADPAVSGPVTVNAGDAGSFQVTPAMIASSTSFVVQDGTLAPRLDAKRLETATKPAVKQLKGVQEGQDATWQLGAGKPTIVPSKDGRGVPRDELVKVLQPVLTAQGDQRRASVTVGSVPAAFTTEDAQKADVAGVIGQFTTYFPHADYRNTNLGLVASKINGYVVLPGETFSLNDVVGRRDAASGFADGWVIQGDREVKEVGGGVSQSATTIFNAAFAAGLEDVEHHPHTLYFDRYPAGREATVYYGSLDLRFRNDTDHVVVIEAHRVASTPGSQGSLTVKLWGDSPYDKVITSDPVKSGFTTPGSKTMSGPDCSAQPAFPGFTASYYRAFIKDGVEVKRQNYTWKYSTGDAITCS, from the coding sequence ATGTCCATCGATCCGAGCGTGAGAGACCGTCGAGTGCGGATCACCGCGATTGCCGCCGGAGGTGTCGTCGCCCTGCTGGGGGCGACCTACCTGGCGACGTACGCCATCGCGGGCGACGCCGTCCCGCGGTCGGCGACCGTCGCCGGGGTGGCGATCGGCGGCCAGAGCCCCGACCAGGCAGCTCGCACGCTGGAGGACGCGCTGGGGCCGCGGGCCACGGCGCCGGTGACGTTGTCCGTCGGTGACTTCTCGGTCGCGGTCGTCCCGGCCGACGCGGGCCTGTCCGTCGACGCGCCCGCTTCCGTCGCCGCCGCCGGGGCGGGCCGGAGCTGGGCGCCGGGCCACATCTGGAAGGCGCTGACCGGCGGCGGAGAGACCGCTCCGGTGCCGGCGATCGACCGGGCCGCGATGGACCGGACGACCACGCAGGTCTCCGACGACGGCAAGGCCGATCCCCGCAACGCGACCCTGACGTACGACGACAACGCCCAGCCCCAGATCGAGCCCGGCGTGCCCGGTCGGACGATCTCCCCGGCCGCCGTCGAGCGTGCCCTGGTCTCCGCCTTCCCGGTGTCGAACGCCGCCACGCTCGACGCCGAGGCACCCGAGCCCGAGGTGAGCACTGAGGAGGCGGAGCAGGTCCGCCGCGACTGGGCGGATCCGGCGGTGTCCGGGCCGGTGACCGTCAACGCCGGAGACGCGGGCAGCTTCCAGGTGACCCCGGCGATGATCGCCTCCTCGACGTCGTTCGTGGTGCAGGACGGCACGTTGGCTCCGCGGCTCGACGCCAAGCGCCTGGAGACCGCCACCAAGCCGGCGGTCAAGCAGCTCAAGGGCGTCCAGGAGGGGCAGGACGCGACCTGGCAGCTCGGCGCGGGCAAACCGACCATCGTGCCGTCCAAGGACGGGCGGGGCGTCCCCCGCGACGAGCTCGTCAAGGTGCTCCAGCCGGTGTTGACGGCGCAGGGCGACCAGCGTCGGGCCTCGGTGACCGTCGGCTCGGTGCCGGCGGCGTTCACCACCGAGGATGCCCAGAAGGCCGACGTGGCCGGTGTCATCGGGCAGTTCACGACGTACTTCCCGCACGCCGACTACCGCAACACCAACCTCGGCCTGGTGGCCAGCAAGATCAACGGGTACGTGGTGCTGCCCGGCGAGACGTTCTCCCTCAACGACGTCGTCGGACGACGGGACGCCGCCTCGGGCTTCGCCGACGGCTGGGTGATCCAGGGCGACCGTGAGGTCAAGGAGGTCGGCGGTGGCGTCTCGCAGAGCGCCACGACGATCTTCAACGCTGCCTTCGCGGCGGGCCTGGAGGACGTCGAGCATCATCCGCACACCCTGTACTTCGACCGTTATCCGGCCGGCCGGGAGGCGACGGTCTACTACGGCTCCCTCGATCTGCGGTTCCGCAACGACACCGACCATGTGGTGGTGATCGAGGCGCATCGGGTGGCCTCCACCCCCGGGAGCCAGGGGTCGCTGACGGTGAAGCTGTGGGGCGACTCGCCGTACGACAAGGTGATCACCTCGGACCCGGTGAAGTCCGGCTTCACCACCCCGGGCAGCAAGACGATGAGTGGTCCGGACTGCAGTGCCCAGCCGGCCTTCCCGGGTTTCACCGCGAGCTACTACCGCGCCTTCATCAAGGACGGCGTGGAGGTGAAACGGCAGAACTACACCTGGAAGTACTCCACCGGCGACGCGATCACCTGCTCCTGA
- a CDS encoding O-methyltransferase, producing the protein MTTRKTTQKAAATGSAAKTPAAGAGSTRKTASSDRMHDIFAPTAPDTPPVLGPAESTADDARSAAGAPVSGPDEATWAYAEGFHRERSEIARAREAAEQLDTVPVSPGVASTLTFLARAARARSVVEIGSGAGVSGLALYAGMAPDGVLTSIDSDSELQRVARRMFRDAGIPSNRIRLIGGDALTVMPKLSDAAYDLVFVDGDMLDCGEYIEQAQRLLRPDGVLVVNNALWYNLVADPENEDNETIVIREALDAVSSMDDAWVPALLPVGNGLLVASRRAS; encoded by the coding sequence GTGACCACTCGCAAGACCACCCAGAAGGCTGCCGCCACGGGTTCGGCGGCAAAGACGCCTGCCGCCGGTGCGGGGTCCACACGGAAGACCGCGAGCTCCGATCGGATGCACGACATCTTCGCCCCCACCGCCCCCGACACCCCGCCGGTGCTCGGCCCCGCCGAGTCGACCGCGGACGACGCGCGCTCCGCGGCGGGCGCGCCGGTGTCCGGCCCGGACGAGGCGACCTGGGCGTACGCCGAGGGCTTCCACCGGGAACGCTCCGAGATCGCTCGTGCCCGGGAGGCTGCCGAGCAGCTGGACACCGTGCCGGTGAGCCCGGGCGTGGCCAGCACGTTGACCTTCCTCGCCCGTGCCGCACGGGCCCGCTCGGTGGTCGAGATCGGCTCGGGTGCCGGCGTGTCCGGGCTGGCGCTGTACGCCGGCATGGCGCCGGACGGCGTGCTGACCAGCATCGACTCCGACTCCGAGCTCCAGCGGGTCGCCCGCCGGATGTTCCGCGACGCCGGCATCCCGTCCAACCGGATCCGGCTGATCGGCGGCGACGCACTGACCGTGATGCCCAAGCTGTCCGACGCGGCGTACGACCTGGTGTTCGTCGACGGCGACATGCTCGACTGCGGAGAGTACATCGAGCAGGCCCAGCGGCTGCTGCGGCCCGACGGTGTCCTGGTCGTCAACAACGCCCTCTGGTACAACCTGGTGGCCGACCCGGAGAACGAGGACAACGAGACCATCGTCATCCGCGAGGCCCTCGACGCCGTCTCCTCGATGGACGACGCGTGGGTGCCGGCCCTGCTGCCGGTCGGCAACGGCCTGCTGGTGGCTTCCCGCCGCGCCTCCTGA
- the dapA gene encoding 4-hydroxy-tetrahydrodipicolinate synthase: MTDPTHTATEPPFGRLLTAMVTPFDDKGDLDLATARALAAHLVDDLRHDGLVINGTTGEAPTTTDEEKAALIAAVVAEVGDRARIVAGVGTNSTRHTCELARQAAAAGADGLLVVTPYYSRPPQEGLLGHFRTVADTTDLPVMVYDIPSRAGIPVQTETLVALAEHPRIVAVKDAKGQIVESAKVIAATGLAYYAGDDAITLPLLSVGGVGLVGTSTHFTGVLARQMIDAWAAGDAATALQFHQQALPVFTGVFAAQGCSMVKATLARQGRPVGGLRAPQMLPDDDLVEAYVAALRAVDLF, translated from the coding sequence ATGACCGACCCCACGCACACTGCCACCGAGCCGCCTTTCGGCCGCCTGCTGACCGCCATGGTGACGCCGTTCGACGACAAGGGCGACCTCGACCTGGCCACGGCCCGGGCTCTCGCCGCGCACCTGGTGGACGACCTGCGTCACGACGGTCTGGTCATCAACGGGACCACCGGGGAGGCCCCGACCACCACCGACGAGGAGAAGGCGGCACTCATCGCAGCCGTCGTCGCCGAGGTCGGCGACCGGGCCCGGATCGTCGCCGGAGTCGGCACGAACTCCACCCGGCACACCTGCGAGCTGGCCCGCCAGGCGGCGGCCGCCGGGGCGGACGGCCTGCTGGTCGTCACCCCCTACTACTCCCGCCCCCCGCAGGAGGGCCTGCTGGGCCACTTCCGCACCGTCGCCGACACGACCGACCTGCCGGTGATGGTGTACGACATCCCCAGCCGGGCCGGCATCCCGGTGCAGACCGAGACCCTGGTCGCGCTGGCCGAGCACCCCCGGATCGTCGCGGTCAAGGACGCCAAGGGACAGATCGTCGAGTCGGCGAAGGTCATCGCCGCCACCGGCCTGGCCTACTACGCCGGCGACGACGCCATCACCCTGCCGTTGCTGTCCGTCGGCGGAGTCGGTCTGGTGGGCACCTCGACCCACTTCACCGGCGTGCTCGCTCGGCAGATGATCGATGCCTGGGCAGCCGGTGACGCCGCGACGGCGCTGCAGTTCCACCAGCAGGCCCTGCCGGTCTTCACCGGGGTGTTCGCCGCCCAGGGGTGCAGCATGGTGAAGGCGACGTTGGCCCGCCAGGGACGCCCCGTCGGCGGCCTGCGCGCCCCGCAGATGCTCCCCGACGACGACCTCGTCGAGGCGTACGTCGCTGCCCTCCGCGCCGTCGACCTCTTCTGA
- the glgC gene encoding glucose-1-phosphate adenylyltransferase — protein sequence MTSRPKVLSIVLAGGEGKRLMPLTLDRAKPAVPFGGTLRLIDFVLSNLVNSNLLQVAVLTQYKSHSLDRHITLTWRMSQMLGQFITPVPAQQRLGPHWYQGSADAIYQSMNLIRDADPDYVVVFGADNIYRMDIQKMLEAHIDSGLGATVAGIRVPRAEASAFGIIDAAPDKKIREFLEKPADPPGLPDSPDESFASMGNYIFTRSALVAALEADAADENARHDMGGDIIPAFVSKGEAQVYDFTENSVPGATEEDLNYWRDVGTIDAFFDAHMDLVAVKPNFNLYNDDWPIFSYQRQLPGAKFTLRGTAEDSIVSAGCIISGGDVDSSVLSPKVRVDKWAKVEQSILMDNARVGRNAVVRRTILDKNVVVERGAEVGIDHEADRARGFTVSAGGITVVPKDCVVRAV from the coding sequence ATGACGTCCCGCCCCAAGGTCTTGTCCATCGTCCTTGCCGGTGGTGAGGGCAAGCGACTGATGCCCCTCACCCTCGATCGCGCCAAACCGGCCGTCCCCTTCGGGGGCACGTTGCGTCTGATCGACTTCGTCCTGTCGAACCTGGTCAACTCCAACCTGCTCCAGGTCGCGGTCCTGACCCAGTACAAGTCCCACTCGCTCGACCGTCACATCACGCTGACCTGGCGGATGTCCCAGATGCTCGGCCAGTTCATCACTCCGGTGCCCGCCCAGCAGCGGCTCGGTCCGCACTGGTACCAGGGCAGCGCGGACGCCATCTACCAGTCGATGAACCTGATCAGGGACGCGGACCCGGACTATGTCGTGGTGTTCGGGGCGGACAACATCTACCGGATGGACATCCAGAAGATGCTGGAGGCGCACATCGACTCGGGTCTGGGGGCGACCGTGGCCGGCATCCGGGTGCCGCGGGCGGAGGCGAGCGCGTTCGGCATCATCGACGCCGCGCCGGACAAGAAGATCCGCGAGTTCCTGGAGAAGCCGGCCGATCCGCCGGGTCTGCCGGACAGCCCGGACGAGTCGTTCGCCTCGATGGGCAACTACATCTTCACCCGGTCGGCCCTGGTCGCCGCCCTGGAGGCCGACGCCGCCGACGAGAACGCCCGCCACGACATGGGCGGCGACATCATCCCGGCGTTCGTCTCGAAGGGCGAGGCGCAGGTCTACGACTTCACCGAGAACAGTGTGCCGGGGGCGACCGAGGAGGACCTCAACTACTGGCGGGACGTGGGCACCATCGACGCGTTCTTCGACGCGCACATGGATCTCGTCGCGGTGAAGCCCAACTTCAACCTCTACAACGACGACTGGCCGATCTTCAGCTACCAGCGCCAGTTGCCGGGGGCGAAGTTCACCCTGCGCGGCACCGCCGAGGACTCCATCGTGTCGGCCGGCTGCATCATCTCGGGCGGCGACGTCGACTCCTCGGTGCTGTCGCCGAAGGTACGGGTCGACAAGTGGGCCAAGGTCGAACAGTCGATCCTGATGGACAACGCCAGGGTCGGCCGCAATGCGGTGGTCCGTCGCACCATCCTGGACAAGAACGTGGTGGTGGAGAGGGGTGCCGAGGTCGGCATCGACCACGAGGCCGACCGGGCCCGCGGGTTCACCGTCTCCGCCGGAGGGATCACCGTGGTGCCGAAGGACTGCGTGGTCCGGGCGGTCTGA
- the dapC gene encoding succinyldiaminopimelate transaminase produces MPTGRTGRRRVADVLPDFPWDTIAGARATAAAHPDGICDLSVGTPVDPTPELARRALADAADAHGYPTTMGTAALRDAIVDQMTRRWGAVGLGREGVLPVIGTKELVAWLPTQLGLGPDDTIVVPAVAYPTYAVGARLVGARMVPATDLDSLRATLGDVRPALIWLNSPSNPTGEILDAAAMRGWVGYARETGAVLASDECYGEFGWDAEPWSVLHPEVCGDDHAGLLACHSLSKRSNLAGYRAGFVAGDAGIVQDLLELRKHTGMMMPGPVQAAMAALLGDDAHVAAQRERYLARRAVLRPALEAAGYRIDHSEGSLYLWATRGEDSRTTLDRLAALGILAAPGDFYGTAGTQHVRIALTATDERIAAAAARLTAAV; encoded by the coding sequence ATGCCGACGGGACGGACGGGCCGGCGCCGCGTCGCCGACGTGCTGCCGGACTTCCCCTGGGACACCATCGCCGGAGCCCGGGCGACCGCCGCGGCCCACCCGGACGGGATCTGCGATCTGTCGGTGGGCACCCCGGTGGACCCGACCCCCGAGCTGGCCCGCCGCGCACTGGCGGACGCCGCCGACGCGCATGGCTACCCGACGACGATGGGCACGGCCGCGCTGCGCGACGCGATCGTCGACCAGATGACCCGCCGCTGGGGTGCGGTGGGGCTGGGCCGCGAGGGAGTCCTGCCGGTGATCGGCACCAAGGAACTGGTCGCCTGGCTGCCGACCCAGCTCGGGCTGGGCCCCGACGACACCATCGTGGTGCCTGCGGTGGCCTACCCGACCTACGCCGTGGGCGCCCGGCTGGTCGGTGCCCGGATGGTCCCGGCGACCGACCTGGACTCGCTGCGGGCCACCCTCGGGGATGTCCGGCCGGCGCTGATCTGGCTCAACTCGCCGTCCAACCCGACCGGCGAGATCCTCGACGCCGCCGCCATGCGCGGCTGGGTCGGGTACGCCCGGGAGACCGGTGCGGTGCTCGCCTCCGACGAGTGCTACGGCGAGTTCGGCTGGGACGCCGAGCCGTGGTCGGTGCTGCACCCCGAGGTCTGCGGGGACGACCACGCCGGGCTGCTGGCCTGCCACTCGCTGTCCAAGCGATCCAACCTGGCCGGCTACCGGGCCGGGTTCGTCGCCGGTGACGCCGGGATCGTGCAGGACCTGCTGGAGCTGCGCAAGCACACCGGGATGATGATGCCCGGACCGGTCCAGGCGGCGATGGCCGCGCTGCTCGGCGACGATGCCCACGTGGCCGCGCAGCGCGAGCGCTACCTGGCCCGTCGGGCCGTGCTGCGCCCCGCCCTGGAGGCCGCCGGCTACCGGATCGACCACTCGGAGGGGTCGCTCTACCTGTGGGCGACCCGCGGTGAGGACAGCCGTACGACACTCGACCGGCTGGCCGCCCTGGGCATCCTGGCGGCTCCGGGCGACTTCTACGGCACCGCAGGCACCCAGCACGTACGGATCGCCCTCACCGCGACCGACGAGCGGATCGCCGCTGCGGCGGCCCGGCTCACCGCTGCTGTCTGA
- the glgA gene encoding glycogen synthase, translated as MSVSVLTREYPPTIYGGAGVHVQQLVPQLRAFIDVDVQCMGEPREGATAHAEDHPAGANAALRVFGADLSMVAALPDRLDLVHSHTWYANLAGHLGGIFREIPHVVSAHSLEPDRPWKREQLGGGYNLSSWAERTAYNGASAVIAVSKGMRRSILAAYPELDPEKVHVVLNGIDPEEFTPDPHTDVVEGLGIDLSRPYVAFVGRITRQKGLVHLVRAAEQLDPGTQLVLLAGAPDTPEIAAEFDEAFTHLKEVRGGGVTWVKEMLPRPSVRQVLAHATVFACPSIYEPLGIVNLEAMASETAVVASAVGGIPEVVDDGVTGLLVPYDPAQAGDPAYVKDFEAQFAARLNDLVRDPARAEAMGKAGRRRAVEVFSWEKIARQTVEVYQQAIEYYAAHPELRAVQG; from the coding sequence CTGAGTGTTTCGGTCCTGACCAGGGAGTACCCGCCGACCATCTACGGGGGTGCCGGGGTGCACGTCCAGCAGCTCGTCCCCCAGCTCCGTGCGTTCATCGACGTCGACGTCCAGTGCATGGGCGAGCCCCGCGAGGGGGCCACCGCGCACGCGGAGGACCACCCCGCCGGGGCGAACGCCGCCCTGCGGGTGTTCGGCGCAGACCTGTCCATGGTGGCGGCCCTGCCGGATCGGCTCGACCTGGTGCACTCCCACACCTGGTACGCGAACCTGGCCGGTCACCTGGGCGGCATCTTCCGTGAGATCCCCCACGTCGTGTCGGCCCACTCGCTGGAACCGGACCGCCCGTGGAAGCGGGAGCAGCTCGGCGGCGGCTACAACCTGTCCTCCTGGGCGGAGCGGACCGCGTACAACGGCGCCTCGGCAGTGATCGCCGTGTCGAAGGGCATGCGTCGGTCGATCCTGGCGGCCTACCCGGAGCTCGACCCCGAGAAGGTCCACGTGGTGCTCAACGGCATCGACCCCGAGGAGTTCACCCCGGACCCGCACACCGACGTCGTCGAGGGCCTGGGCATCGACCTGTCCCGACCGTACGTCGCCTTCGTCGGCCGGATCACCCGGCAGAAGGGCCTGGTGCACCTGGTCCGGGCGGCCGAGCAGCTCGATCCCGGCACCCAGCTGGTGCTGCTGGCCGGCGCTCCGGACACCCCGGAGATCGCCGCCGAGTTCGACGAGGCCTTCACCCACCTGAAGGAGGTGCGGGGCGGCGGCGTCACGTGGGTGAAGGAGATGCTGCCGCGGCCGAGCGTACGTCAGGTGCTGGCGCACGCCACGGTGTTCGCCTGCCCGTCGATCTACGAGCCGCTGGGCATCGTGAACCTCGAGGCGATGGCCTCGGAGACCGCCGTGGTGGCCAGTGCCGTCGGTGGCATCCCGGAGGTCGTCGACGACGGGGTGACCGGCCTGCTGGTGCCGTACGACCCGGCGCAGGCCGGCGACCCGGCGTACGTCAAGGATTTCGAGGCACAGTTCGCGGCCCGACTCAACGACCTGGTGCGCGATCCGGCGCGGGCAGAGGCGATGGGCAAGGCCGGTCGTCGTCGGGCGGTGGAGGTGTTCTCCTGGGAGAAGATCGCCCGGCAGACCGTCGAGGTCTACCAGCAGGCGATCGAGTACTACGCGGCACACCCGGAGCTGCGGGCCGTCCAAGGCTGA
- a CDS encoding DUF3117 domain-containing protein has protein sequence MAAMKPRTGDGPMEVTKEGRGIVMRVPLEGGGRLVVEMNPAEASELAGALAAVVG, from the coding sequence ATGGCAGCTATGAAGCCCCGGACCGGCGACGGCCCCATGGAAGTCACCAAGGAAGGCCGGGGGATCGTCATGCGGGTCCCGCTCGAGGGGGGCGGCCGGCTGGTGGTCGAGATGAACCCCGCTGAGGCGTCCGAACTCGCTGGAGCACTGGCTGCCGTCGTCGGCTGA
- the dapE gene encoding succinyl-diaminopimelate desuccinylase: protein MALDLRADVIDLLGTIVDIESVSGHEGPLADEVEEALRGCAHLDVVRLGDTVIARTLLDRPERVIVAGHLDTVPLADNLPSQRRTVDGEERMYGRGTCDMKAGVAVALSLAAELERPTRDVTWIFYDNEEVEASRNGLNTVQRERPDLLQADFAVLGEPSGARVEGGCQGTMRFTVTLAGVAAHSARAWRGVNAIHLAGDVLARLAAYVPRRVVVDGLEYIEGLNAVRIAGGTAGNVIPDRCTVEINFRFAPDRTPEQAERFVRDWFEGYEIEVTDLAPGARPGLDLPLVRDFLGAVGSAPAPKYGWTDVARFSAQGVPAVNYGPGDALKAHQDDEYVALGAVRQVRAALAAWLGER from the coding sequence ATGGCCCTGGACCTGCGCGCGGACGTCATCGACCTGCTCGGCACGATCGTCGACATCGAGTCGGTGAGCGGCCACGAGGGCCCGCTGGCCGACGAGGTCGAGGAGGCCTTGCGTGGCTGCGCCCACCTGGACGTGGTCCGCCTGGGCGACACCGTCATCGCCCGCACCCTGCTGGACCGCCCCGAGCGGGTGATCGTCGCCGGCCACCTGGACACCGTGCCGCTGGCCGACAACCTGCCGTCGCAGCGACGTACGGTCGACGGTGAGGAACGGATGTACGGCCGCGGCACCTGCGACATGAAGGCCGGCGTGGCCGTGGCCCTCTCCCTGGCGGCGGAACTCGAGCGGCCGACGCGCGACGTGACCTGGATCTTCTACGACAACGAGGAGGTCGAGGCCTCCCGTAACGGGCTCAACACCGTCCAGCGGGAACGACCCGACCTGCTGCAGGCCGACTTCGCGGTGCTCGGGGAGCCGTCCGGGGCCCGCGTCGAGGGCGGCTGCCAGGGCACGATGCGCTTCACGGTGACGCTCGCCGGCGTCGCCGCCCACTCGGCCCGTGCCTGGCGCGGTGTCAACGCCATCCACCTGGCCGGCGACGTGCTGGCGCGCCTGGCGGCGTACGTCCCGCGACGGGTCGTCGTCGACGGTCTGGAGTACATCGAGGGGCTCAACGCCGTGCGGATCGCCGGCGGGACGGCCGGCAACGTCATCCCCGACCGCTGCACCGTGGAGATCAACTTCCGCTTCGCGCCGGACCGTACGCCGGAGCAGGCCGAGCGCTTCGTCCGCGACTGGTTCGAGGGGTATGAGATCGAGGTGACCGACCTGGCGCCGGGGGCGCGGCCCGGGCTGGACCTGCCGCTGGTCCGTGACTTCCTCGGTGCGGTCGGCTCGGCGCCGGCGCCGAAGTACGGCTGGACGGACGTCGCCCGGTTCTCCGCGCAGGGCGTGCCGGCGGTGAACTACGGTCCCGGGGACGCCCTCAAGGCCCACCAGGACGACGAGTACGTCGCACTCGGGGCGGTCCGGCAGGTCCGGGCGGCCCTCGCCGCCTGGCTGGGGGAACGGTGA
- the fdxA gene encoding ferredoxin: protein MTYIIAQPCVDVKDRACVDECPVDCIYEGDRMLYIHPEECVDCGACEPVCPVEAIFYEDDLPEEWKDYYDVNVHFFDGLGMPGGAAKLGPLAKDHPAVTALPPQNKD, encoded by the coding sequence GTGACGTACATCATCGCGCAGCCCTGTGTCGACGTGAAGGACCGTGCCTGCGTCGACGAGTGTCCGGTCGATTGCATCTACGAGGGCGATCGCATGCTGTACATCCACCCTGAGGAGTGCGTGGACTGCGGCGCCTGCGAGCCCGTCTGCCCGGTCGAGGCGATCTTCTACGAGGACGACCTGCCCGAGGAGTGGAAGGACTACTACGACGTCAACGTCCACTTCTTCGACGGGCTCGGGATGCCCGGCGGCGCCGCCAAGCTCGGCCCGCTGGCAAAGGACCACCCCGCGGTCACCGCGCTGCCGCCGCAGAACAAGGACTGA
- the dapD gene encoding 2,3,4,5-tetrahydropyridine-2,6-dicarboxylate N-succinyltransferase, with the protein MSDTARTAHGWGLATVHASGQVLDTWYPAPALGEPDGAGAPASVTAGIVTDEARGVRTEAVLTVIDLDAAPADTADAYLRLHLLSHTLVRPNTINLDGIFGVLPNVVWTSAGPCAVEDFEATRARLRARLGHVTVFSVDKFPRMIDYVVPRGVRLADADRARLGAHLAEGTTVMHEGFVNFNAGTLGHSMVEGRISQGVVVDDGSDIGGGASIMGTLSGGGKERVSIGKGCLLGANSGIGISLGDNCVVEAGLYVTAGTKVQLPDGGTAKAAELSGQDGLLFIRNSLTGAVQVRSREGRTVELNAALHAN; encoded by the coding sequence ATGAGTGACACCGCACGTACGGCCCATGGTTGGGGTCTGGCCACCGTCCACGCCTCCGGTCAGGTGCTCGACACCTGGTACCCCGCTCCGGCGCTCGGCGAGCCCGACGGCGCGGGTGCGCCGGCGTCGGTGACCGCCGGCATCGTGACCGACGAGGCCCGTGGCGTCCGCACCGAGGCGGTGCTCACCGTGATCGATCTTGACGCCGCCCCGGCCGACACCGCGGACGCCTACCTGCGGCTGCACCTGCTCAGCCACACCCTGGTGCGGCCCAACACGATCAACCTCGACGGCATCTTCGGGGTGCTGCCGAACGTCGTGTGGACCTCCGCCGGCCCGTGCGCGGTCGAGGACTTCGAGGCCACCCGGGCCCGGCTGCGCGCCCGGCTCGGTCACGTCACGGTCTTCTCCGTCGACAAGTTCCCGCGGATGATCGACTACGTCGTCCCCCGCGGCGTACGCCTCGCCGATGCCGACCGGGCCCGGCTGGGAGCCCACCTGGCCGAGGGCACCACGGTGATGCACGAGGGCTTCGTCAACTTCAACGCCGGCACGCTGGGCCACTCCATGGTGGAGGGCCGGATCTCCCAGGGCGTCGTCGTCGACGACGGCTCCGACATCGGCGGCGGCGCCTCGATCATGGGCACCCTTTCCGGCGGCGGCAAGGAACGCGTGTCGATCGGCAAGGGCTGCCTGCTCGGCGCGAACTCCGGCATCGGCATCTCGCTGGGTGACAACTGCGTGGTCGAGGCCGGGCTGTACGTCACCGCGGGCACCAAGGTCCAGCTGCCCGACGGCGGCACCGCGAAGGCCGCCGAGCTGTCCGGTCAGGACGGCCTGCTGTTCATCCGCAACTCACTCACCGGCGCCGTGCAGGTGCGCTCCCGCGAGGGCCGCACCGTCGAGCTGAACGCGGCACTGCACGCGAACTGA